Proteins encoded within one genomic window of Glycine soja cultivar W05 chromosome 1, ASM419377v2, whole genome shotgun sequence:
- the LOC114417071 gene encoding cytochrome P450 82A4, translated as MELVLHFLNTTTIGVVSLIFLLCLFLYGPLKKVHGSSKEAPTVGGAWPIFGHLPLLIGSKSPHKALGALAEKHGPLFTIKLGVKKALVVSDWEMARECFTTNDVAVSARPKLLVAELMCYNNAMLLVAPYGPYWRELRKIIVTEILSSSRVEQLQDVRVSEVQNSIVELYDVWRSQKNESDYASVELKQWFAQPIFNMVLRMVVGKRFLSATATDEKAEKCVKAVDEFMRLAGVFTVGDAIPYLRWLDFGGYEKAMKETAKELDVMISEWLEEHRQKRALGEGVDGAQDFMNVMLSSLDGKTIDGIDADTLIKSTVLTIIQAGTEASITTIIWAMCLILKNPLILEKIKAELDIQVGKDRCICESDISNLVYLQAVVKETFRLYAPGPLSSPREFAEDCTLGGYHVKKGTRLITNIWKIHTDPNVWSDPFEFKPDRFLTTHKDIDVKGHHFQLLPFGSGRRVCPGISFGLQTVHLALASFLHSFEILNPSTEPLDMTEAFGVTNTKATPLEVLVKPCLSPSCYKSM; from the exons ATGGAATTAGTTCTACATTTCCTAAACACCACAACAATTGGAGTTGTTTCTCTAATCTTcctcttgtgtttgtttttgtatggtcCCTTAAAAAAAGTTCACGGTAGCAGCAAAGAGGCTCCCACAGTTGGTGGTGCATGGCCAATATTTGGCCACCTCCCATTGTTGATTGGTTCTAAGTCACCTCATAAAGCCTTGGGTGCTTTGGCTGAGAAGCATGGACCCTTGTTCACCATCAAGCTCGGTGTCAAGAAGGCTTTGGTAGTTAGCGACTGGGAAATGGCTAGGGAATGCTTCACAACGAACGACGTTGCAGTTTCCGCTCGCCCCAAGCTTCTCGTCGCTGAGCTCATGTGCTACAACAACGCCATGTTGCTCGTGGCGCCCTACGGTCCCTATTGGCGCGAACTAAGGAAGATCATTGTGACGGAGATCCTCTCCTCGAGCCGTGTAGAGCAACTACAAGATGTTCGTGTGTCCGAAGTTCAAAATTCGATCGTAGAACTCTACGACGTTTGGCGTAGCCAAAAGAACGAGTCTGACTATGCATCCGTGGAGTTGAAGCAATGGTTTGCTCAGCCCATATTCAACATGGTTCTACGAATGGTCGTCGGGAAGCGGTTTCTGAGTGCCACGGCGACCGACGAGAAGGCAGAGAAGTGTGTAAAGGCTGTGGACGAGTTCATGCGTCTGGCGGGCGTGTTCACCGTCGGAGACGCTATTCCGTATTTGAGATGGCTTGATTTTGGTGGCTATGAGAAGGCCATGAAAGAAACTGCCAAGGAATTGGATGTGATGATAAGTGAGTGGTTAGAGGAGCATCGACAAAAGAGGGCTTTGGGTGAGGGCGTTGATGGAGCTCAAGACTTCATGAACGTGATGCTTTCCTCGCTTGATGGAAAAACTATTGACGGAATCGATGCAGATACCCTTATCAAATCTACTGTATTG ACAATAATTCAAGCAGGAACTGAAGCAAGCATTACTACTATTATTTGGGCAATGTGTTTGATATTGAAAAATCCTCTTatactagaaaaaataaaagcagaACTAGACATCCAAGTTGGAAAAGACAGATGCATATGTGAATCTGATATAAGTAACTTAGTATATCTTCAAGCTGTAGTCAAAGAAACTTTTAGATTGTATGCTCCAGGTCCCCTCTCATCACCTCGTGAATTCGCAGAGGATTGCACTTTAGGTGGCTACCATGTCAAAAAGGGAACTCGTCTAATTACAAACATTTGGAAGATTCACACGGATCCTAATGTTTGGTCAGATCCATTTGAGTTTAAACCAGACAGGTTTCTTACCACTCATAAAGATATTGACgttaagggtcatcattttCAGCTATTACCATTTGGAAGTGGTAGAAGGGTTTGCCCTGGAATATCCTTTGGCCTTCAAACAGTTCATTTGGCACTTGCTAGTTTCTTGCAttcctttgaaatcttaaatCCGTCAACTGAACCTCTTGATATGACTGAAGCCTTTGGAGTAACCAACACTAAAGCCACTCCACTTGAGGTTCTTGTTAAACCATGTTTATCTCCAAGTTGTTACAAAAGTAtgtga